TTCTCAGTCTTCTTGGGGAGCAGCACTGCCTGGATGTTGGGTAGCACACCACCCTGAGCGATGGTCACGCCGCCAAGCAGTTTGTTCAGCTCCTCGTCGTTACGGACGGCCAGCTGCAGGTGACGGGGGATGATACGGGTCTTCTTGTTGTCACGGGCAGCGTTGCCGGCCAACTCCAGGATCTCAGCAGTCAGGTACTCGAGCACTGCGGCCAGGTACACTGGTGCGCCAGCGCCCACACGCTCGGCGTAGTTGCCTTTGCGCAGCAGCCTGTGCACACGGCCCACGGGGAACTGGAGTCCGGCACGGGATGAACGTGTCTTTGCCTTCGCCCTGGCCTTGCCTCCGGTTTTGCCTCTTCCGCTCATATTGCTAGCTTTTAGGATGTCACAGAAAGTCTGAATGAGCCGCTAGCCACCTCGAGAGCCTTATTTATACCTCGCCACAAGAGGCACCGATTGGCCACCGGGCCGGTGTGGCCTTATCCAATTGGAGTGAGGGACACACAGACAGTCAGCCCTAAGCCCGCCCTCACCCACCCACCCGCAGGCAGCTGAGTGAGAAGGGCTAGGCTACTCTGTTTCCCTCCGAATTTGTGACAAATCAAATCGATAGTTACCGGAGTGTAACTCCAGTTCTATGAGTGGAGCGGAGCCCCATAGGGGAGCTCTGCTCCTAGTGGTTTACCCCGCTGCCTAGGCAGCGAATAGCCTGAGAAAAAAAATGATGCACGCACCTGCAGCCAATAGGAGTACAG
The Salvelinus namaycush isolate Seneca unplaced genomic scaffold, SaNama_1.0 Scaffold3463, whole genome shotgun sequence DNA segment above includes these coding regions:
- the LOC120040363 gene encoding histone H2A; its protein translation is MSGRGKTGGKARAKAKTRSSRAGLQFPVGRVHRLLRKGNYAERVGAGAPVYLAAVLEYLTAEILELAGNAARDNKKTRIIPRHLQLAVRNDEELNKLLGGVTIAQGGVLPNIQAVLLPKKTEKAVKAK